Within the ANME-2 cluster archaeon genome, the region GGGTCATGCCCTATATATTACATATTTTAATCCTTTGTCTTAGAGCGGTTTCAACAATGATCCTAAACCTTATTCATCAAGCATGATCTCCCCGCTCTAAAAGCCATTTCCATAGTGGTACAAATACAATCAACTTACCGTCAATCAATTCTTTGCCTTCTATGTCCTTCGTCACAACAAAACCCCTCTTAACCGAAAAAATATTCATAAATTTTAATAACCCTTTAATGTCCTTCTTCCTGATATTATTTTTATACCTGGATTCCAGGGGTACAACCTCATCATCCTTGACCATCACACAATCTACTTCTGAAATAATTACCCATATTATTCAATTTTATGAGCATTATGTTACCCATATCATAAAAACTAACATCCCACTGAAGATTCCCGTTGAAAATTGACCCCTTTTTCCCACCAATTTTGACCCCCCCC harbors:
- a CDS encoding ATP-binding protein, which encodes MMVKDDEVVPLESRYKNNIRKKDIKGLLKFMNIFSVKRGFVVTKDIEGKELIDGKLIVFVPLWKWLLERGDHA